A part of Rattus rattus isolate New Zealand chromosome 4, Rrattus_CSIRO_v1, whole genome shotgun sequence genomic DNA contains:
- the Flacc1 gene encoding flagellum-associated coiled-coil domain-containing protein 1 encodes MYPNPLIYCTCWDPWNLGPRKLIKTPHPLPKASIRKPIFPAPISREPNYLLSQPAKSTALPRDKAQSGKPEESNKAPSEVIEVSPGYKLVRNREQISVTLGDEMFSRKKHLESGVLSKVKISRSDIISDLEEQISELSAIIEQMNRDHQSAQKLLSNEMDLRCADMKQKFETESRELKQTHKEQLEKLENSYKETLKVEKAAAQEKLDEMGKEYKYLKNMFHMYQDSIYDEMEDKWSRRKAEWEKDEKMEREKILLQQKHRITKKFELESEEEKKKMNESFSTVMENFTREKEELIRQHNDDILQIQELRKAKEILEAELRTQAVVLETLNTNLYHCQIELQREKTIAGNLEKLFQTKLAEAEEKYKSTIQVLTEENNSLRQKVLTISTNEEIFEIRSEKSSSASPNIYES; translated from the exons ATGTACCCCAATCCTCTCATCTACTGCACCTGCTGGGACCCCTGGAACTTGGGACCACGGAAACTAATCAAGACCCCTCATCCACTTCCAAAGGCCTCCATAAGAAA GCCAATTTTCCCTGCACCAATTTCAAGAGAACCAAACTACCTCCTGTCCCAACCAGCAAAATCTACTGCTTTGCCGAG AGACAAAGCCCAGTCAGGAAAGCCGGAGGAGAGCAACAAAGCACCTTCA GAAGTGATAGAAGTGTCACCTGGCTATAAACTTGTTCGAAATCGGGAGCAGATTTCAGTCACCTTGGGAGATGAGATGTTCAGTAGGAAAAAACACCTGGAATCGGGCGTCTTGAGCAAAGTCAAAATTTCCAG GTCTGATATCATTTCTGACCTTGAggagcagatctctgaattgtCAGCAATAATAGAACAAATGAACAGAGACCACCAGTCTGCCCAGAAACTG CTCTCCAACGAGATGGATCTCCGCTGTGCTGACATGAAACAGAAGTTTGAAACGGAGAGCAG GGAACTCAAACAGACTCACAAAGAGCAGCTTGAGAAGTTAGAGAACAGCTACAAGGAAACCTTGAAGGTAGAAAAGGCTGCTGCCCAAGAGAAATTAG ATGAGATGGGCAAAGAATATAAGTATCTGAAGAATATGTTTCACATGTACCAG GATAGCATTTACGATGAAATGGAAGACAAGTGGTCAAGGCGGAAGGCAGAATGGGAGAAGGATGAGAAGATGGAACGGGAAAAGATCCTGCTACAGCAAA AACACAGGATAACAAAAAAGTTTGAGTTAgagtcagaagaagaaaaaaagaaaatgaacgaGTCCTTCAGTACTGTTATGGAGAACTTCACTCGAGAAAAAGAG GAGCTCATAAGACAACATAATGACGATATCCTGCAAATACAGGAGCTGAGAAAAGCCAAAGAG ATCTTGGAGGCTGAGTTGCGGACGCAAGCTGTTGTTCTGGAGACCCTGAACACAAACCTTTACCACTGCCAGATAGAACTCCAGAGAGAG AAAACTATAGCGGGAAATCTAGAGAAACTGTTCCAGACAAAGCTTGCCGAAGCTGAAGAAAAATATAAGTCTACCATACAAGTCCTGACGGAAGAAAATAACAGCCTCAG GCAAAAGGTGTTAACCATAAGCACAAACGAGGAAATCTTTGAAATAAGATCTGAGAAGTCGTCCTCTGCTAGTCCTAACATATATGAGTCCTGA